The sequence TTCAATATCAATTTTATTAAGTATTCCAATAACTTTATCACTTTCTATTCTCTCATAGATTTCTATATCTTCTTTATCAAGTTCTCTTGAAGCATCTAAAACAAAAAGCACAAGGTCTGCATTTTTTATAAGAGATTTTGATTTTTGAACTCCTATATTTTCAACCTCATCTTCTGTTTCTCTTATTCCAGCTGTATCTATCATAACAAGAGGAATTCCTTTGATATTTACTATTTCTTCAATGGTATCTCTTGTTGTTCCTGCTATTCTTGTTACAATAGCTCTTTCTTCTCTAAGAACTGAGTTTAAAAGACTTGATTTTCCTACATTTGGTTTTCCTACAATTGCAGTTTTCACTCCTTCTTTTATCATCTTACCTTTATCATAAGATGCTATAAGTTTTGAAGTTGTAGATATAACTGTATCAAGATTTCCTCTTAAGTTAGCTGGAAGAGGATCATCTATTCCTTCTTCAGGATAATCAAGAACAACATTTACATGAGCTGCAACATCTAAAAGAAGCTTTTTTAAAACAGCAATCTGCTCCTTTAAGTCTCCTCTTAATTGATTTAAAGATAAAGTTATACTTTTTTCTGTTTTTCCATGTATTATATCCATAACAGACTCAGCCTGAGTAAGGTCAAGTCTTCCATTTAAAAATGCTCTTCTAGTAAATTCACCAGGTTCTGCAAGTTTAGCACCTTTTTTTAGTACTAATTCTAGTACTCTTTCTGTAATAATATATCCACCATGACAATTAATCTCAACTATATCTTCCCTTGTATATGTACGAGGCCCTTTCATGAAAGATACTAAAACTTCATCTATAAGTTTATCTCCGTCATAAATATGACCATATGTTATAGTATAACTTTTAAGTTCAGATACATTTCTGCTAGATTTTGGTTTAAATATTTCACATAGTATATCAAGAGCTTCCTTTCCAGAAATTCTTACTATACCTATTCCTCCCTCTCCTCTAGGAGTTGATATGGCGGCGATTGTATCAAACATCATACATCACCTCTTTAAATTTTATAATATAACTATTTTTTTCTTTTAATAACAATATATCTTTTAGGATCTCTTCCTTCACTGAAAGTGTCTAATTCAGGATATTTATTTATAATTTCATGAATTATTTTTCTTTCTCTAGGAGGCATCGGATTAAGTCTTACTACTCTTTTTGTTTTTATAGCTTTCATTGCCATCTTATTTGCAAGTTCTACAAGAGTATCTGTTCTCTTCTCTTTAAATCCTTCAACATCTATATCTATTCTTGCATCTTTTATAAGTGAATTTAAAAGATATTCAAAACTATTTAAAGTTTTTCCTTTTTTACCTATTATAATTCCTTTATCTTCACCTGAAAGATTTATAATATAGCTTTTTCCATCCATTCTTAAAAATTCTACATTAAGATTAAGCCCCATATTTTCTAAAAGTTCTTTTGACTTTTCTATTATTTCTGAAACCTTTTCTTCATCAGCAGGAATATCTTTTTTCTCTTTTATTATTTCTTTTGTTTCATATTTATGTAGTGGTTTTTCTACTAATTTTTCTTTTAATTTTTCATTTTTTAAAACTTCTTTTTCTTTTTCAAGAGCCATTTTTTCAGCTCTTTCTTTTCTTAAATCTCTTGCTATATTTTTAGGTTTTGCTGTATTTTTAACTTCTTCAGATTTTTTTTCTTCAGTATATTCTATCTCATAAGTTCCTTCTTTAGCAAAAAATCCAAAAAATGATTTGCTTTTTACTTTTTCAACTGTATTTAAAATCTGATCTTCCTGAATATCCAAAACTCTCATAGCTCTTTTTTTGGCTTCTTCAATAGACATAGCCTTTATCTCTATGATTTCTGTTGTCATTAAAATCTACTCTCCTCTGTTCATTACAAAATACTGCTGTATAACTCCTGTCACACTTGAAGTTAACCAATATAACTGTAATCCTCCTGGCATTTTATAAGAAATAAATATCATCATAATAGGGAAAATATACATCATATTTTTCATTTGAGGGTTATTGCTAGTTCCCATAAGTTTTTGTTGCACAAAAGAAACAGCTCCGTTTAATATAGGAAGTATAAAGAACGGATCAGGAGTTACAAGTGAGAACCATAAAAATGCCTCATCAGGAACAACTCCTTCTTTTCTTAATACACCAAATAAAGCCCACAATATAGGAAGCTGAATTATAAGAGGAAGACAACCTCCTGCAGGGTTAACTTTATGCTCTTTATATAATTCCATTGTTTTTTGATTTAATAACTGTGGATCATTTTTATATTTATCTTTTAATTCATCTATTTTAGGCTGAAGTTTTTTCATTTCCTTCATAGATTTATCTTGTTTTAATGTAAAAGGTAATAAAACAATTTTAATCAGTATTGTTAAAAGTATTATTGACAAACCAAAACTTCCTGTCATTCCATAAATAGCTACCAATATTTTTTCAAATATACCATATAAAAAACTCATCCTCTTCTTCTCTCCTCATTTATTATTTTTTATTTTTCGGTGGAACTGGATCATATCCTCCCTCATGATAAGGGTGACATTTTAAAATCCTTTTTATTCCCAGATAAACACCTTTTATTATACCATGGATTTCTATTGCTTCATAGGTATAAGCTGAACAAGTGGGAATAAATCTGCAGTTTCTCCCTAAAAAAGGGGATATACAAACTTGATAAAATTTTATTAAAAGTAAAACTATTTTTTTCAAAACAAATTTAACACAGTTAATCGGCTGTAAGACCACTTTTTTTAAGAATTTTTTTAATATCATTTTCCATCTCCTGATATTTTAATTCTTTAAATTTTTCTCCTGCATTTTTCTTACCAACAAAAATAAGATCATATCCTGTTTTTATATTTTTTTCATTATTTTTATAATATTCTCTGAATAATCTTTTTATTCTGTTTCTACAAACAGCATTTCCTATTTTCTTGCTTGCTACAAATCCGCATCTGTTATATTCCAAATTATTTTTAGCAAAAAAAATAAGAGAGTAATAACCATAACCTTTTTTTCCGAAATTATAAACTTTCTGAAATTGTTCATTTTTTACCAATTTTTCCATTATGCTTCCTCTTATTTTTTACTTATTTTCAAAAAACCCGGTGAGTTATAACACCGGGTTTTATGCTGATAATTTTTTTCTTCCTCTTGCTCTTCTTCTTTTTAATACTTGTCTTCCACCTTTAGTTTTCATTCTAGCTCTAAATCCGTGGTCTTT is a genomic window of Fusobacterium perfoetens containing:
- the mnmE gene encoding tRNA uridine-5-carboxymethylaminomethyl(34) synthesis GTPase MnmE, translated to MMFDTIAAISTPRGEGGIGIVRISGKEALDILCEIFKPKSSRNVSELKSYTITYGHIYDGDKLIDEVLVSFMKGPRTYTREDIVEINCHGGYIITERVLELVLKKGAKLAEPGEFTRRAFLNGRLDLTQAESVMDIIHGKTEKSITLSLNQLRGDLKEQIAVLKKLLLDVAAHVNVVLDYPEEGIDDPLPANLRGNLDTVISTTSKLIASYDKGKMIKEGVKTAIVGKPNVGKSSLLNSVLREERAIVTRIAGTTRDTIEEIVNIKGIPLVMIDTAGIRETEDEVENIGVQKSKSLIKNADLVLFVLDASRELDKEDIEIYERIESDKVIGILNKIDIERKIDIKNLSKVKKWIEISALEKIGIEDLEDEIYEYVVSGQVEDSSEKLVITNVRHKSALEKTKKAVENILETIDMGYPMDLIAVDLNEALDSLSEVTGEISNEDLLDHIFSNFCVGK
- a CDS encoding protein jag, which produces MTTEIIEIKAMSIEEAKKRAMRVLDIQEDQILNTVEKVKSKSFFGFFAKEGTYEIEYTEEKKSEEVKNTAKPKNIARDLRKERAEKMALEKEKEVLKNEKLKEKLVEKPLHKYETKEIIKEKKDIPADEEKVSEIIEKSKELLENMGLNLNVEFLRMDGKSYIINLSGEDKGIIIGKKGKTLNSFEYLLNSLIKDARIDIDVEGFKEKRTDTLVELANKMAMKAIKTKRVVRLNPMPPRERKIIHEIINKYPELDTFSEGRDPKRYIVIKRKK
- a CDS encoding YidC/Oxa1 family membrane protein insertase, producing the protein MSFLYGIFEKILVAIYGMTGSFGLSIILLTILIKIVLLPFTLKQDKSMKEMKKLQPKIDELKDKYKNDPQLLNQKTMELYKEHKVNPAGGCLPLIIQLPILWALFGVLRKEGVVPDEAFLWFSLVTPDPFFILPILNGAVSFVQQKLMGTSNNPQMKNMMYIFPIMMIFISYKMPGGLQLYWLTSSVTGVIQQYFVMNRGE
- the yidD gene encoding membrane protein insertion efficiency factor YidD encodes the protein MKKIVLLLIKFYQVCISPFLGRNCRFIPTCSAYTYEAIEIHGIIKGVYLGIKRILKCHPYHEGGYDPVPPKNKK
- the rnpA gene encoding ribonuclease P protein component, with protein sequence MEKLVKNEQFQKVYNFGKKGYGYYSLIFFAKNNLEYNRCGFVASKKIGNAVCRNRIKRLFREYYKNNEKNIKTGYDLIFVGKKNAGEKFKELKYQEMENDIKKILKKSGLTAD
- the rpmH gene encoding 50S ribosomal protein L34, which produces MAKAIGTYQPNTRKYKKDHGFRARMKTKGGRQVLKRRRARGRKKLSA